In a single window of the Paenibacillus sp. MMS20-IR301 genome:
- a CDS encoding phosphotransferase has translation MELDYLIRELNRSYPLRIEHIKLHREMIGSVYFAEGGGNRYMLKIYRSFKTADALQSVRILEYLQANSYPAASVLRTVRGESHLLLDHHGEWCPAVLYNYIGGDTPDGVAEAARIGQQTGELHKLMQRYPDQLIQRPRTEYIDDYLSIMRELDSDPGQILDLEHYGHELWGRISPLPRHFCHGDLHTGNMIRNRRGEYVLFDFHELAGALSEEAHEPYPLI, from the coding sequence ATGGAACTGGATTATCTTATTCGTGAACTGAACCGGTCCTACCCGTTACGTATAGAACATATCAAGCTGCACCGGGAGATGATCGGCTCGGTATATTTTGCTGAGGGCGGCGGAAACCGGTATATGCTTAAAATCTACCGCAGCTTCAAAACAGCTGATGCCCTGCAATCCGTGCGTATTCTGGAATATCTGCAGGCAAATAGTTATCCCGCAGCATCGGTTCTCCGGACAGTCCGGGGGGAGAGTCATCTGCTCCTTGACCACCACGGTGAATGGTGTCCGGCAGTGCTATACAACTATATCGGGGGAGATACGCCGGATGGAGTAGCCGAAGCGGCGCGTATCGGACAACAGACCGGTGAGCTGCATAAGCTTATGCAGCGCTATCCGGATCAGCTTATCCAGCGGCCCCGAACCGAATACATCGATGACTATCTCTCAATTATGCGTGAACTGGATAGTGATCCGGGACAAATCCTTGATCTTGAACACTACGGTCATGAATTATGGGGCCGCATCTCGCCTCTTCCCAGACACTTTTGTCATGGGGATCTGCATACCGGCAATATGATCCGAAACCGCCGAGGCGAGTATGTCCTGTTTGATTTCCATGAACTGGCGGGAGCTTTGTCTGAAGAAGCGCACGAACCCTACCCCTTAATATAA
- a CDS encoding diguanylate cyclase, with protein sequence MALESWIDLIICFILFLLFIYIVATVTITNLHKVYLGFHCSMMIWPYCQFAIRTVNEPVYQLFYVKLAFIDASLLTTGWIFFTILLSGQKQFLNRKVLITLIVPAILSSVAVIINPNGWFVLPVNGGYVERIYGPIFWVNLSILILHACVSLYIVYVALVSDQAPRIKNQIMYMLKGILAVCVFLLLDVLLNVILDDYLPVIPGFTSLGIAVSAAFFVITIHQDKVFDIVTIAHQDIINTMEYGILVLDDQERVVEINQALLPQISLTSGAAFNMASYLPAGDMVKIGEFLQSYEETPLEIAEIELFYPSLQMYISIHAAPIMVSGIRVGRIVTFQNITELRRLIDETHHQNTILQERNEALVKVHEELFRSNDKLRKMAITDSLTGCFNRHYLMQQLENEILQNRDDKAAATIILIDIDFFKRVNDQYGHLAGDTVICSTVEVLQRSLRPADILARYGGEEFIIYLPDTLEQGATLFAEQLKTSIESNKIKIDYVDEPVSVTISIGLLSIDDFKVAQSVDAATYLNDLFKTADKALYVAKHQGRNRIVSVTR encoded by the coding sequence TTGGCTTTGGAATCATGGATCGACTTGATCATATGCTTTATTTTATTTCTTTTGTTTATATACATAGTTGCTACAGTGACGATTACCAATCTGCATAAAGTCTATTTGGGATTCCATTGCTCCATGATGATCTGGCCTTACTGCCAATTCGCCATCCGGACGGTCAATGAACCTGTCTATCAGCTATTTTATGTCAAGCTCGCCTTTATTGATGCTTCCCTGCTGACTACAGGCTGGATCTTCTTCACCATTCTGCTCTCCGGGCAGAAGCAGTTTCTGAACCGGAAAGTGTTAATCACACTGATCGTCCCGGCAATTCTGTCATCCGTTGCTGTCATAATCAATCCGAACGGCTGGTTTGTGCTCCCGGTAAACGGCGGATATGTCGAAAGAATATACGGCCCGATCTTCTGGGTCAACCTGTCCATTCTGATTCTGCATGCCTGCGTGTCCCTGTATATTGTTTATGTTGCTCTAGTGTCCGATCAGGCACCAAGGATCAAGAATCAGATCATGTATATGCTAAAAGGAATCCTGGCTGTCTGCGTGTTCCTCCTGCTCGATGTGCTGCTCAATGTAATTCTGGATGATTACCTCCCGGTTATTCCGGGCTTCACCTCTCTTGGCATTGCGGTATCCGCTGCATTCTTCGTTATCACCATTCACCAGGATAAAGTATTCGATATTGTAACGATCGCACATCAGGATATTATTAATACGATGGAATACGGCATTCTGGTACTGGATGACCAGGAGCGGGTAGTCGAGATCAACCAGGCGCTGCTGCCGCAGATCAGTCTTACGAGCGGTGCAGCGTTTAATATGGCCTCGTATCTGCCTGCAGGCGATATGGTGAAGATTGGGGAGTTCCTGCAAAGCTATGAGGAGACCCCGCTGGAGATAGCTGAGATTGAGCTGTTCTATCCTTCTCTCCAAATGTATATCAGTATTCATGCTGCGCCGATTATGGTCAGCGGTATCCGGGTAGGGCGGATTGTTACGTTCCAGAATATTACCGAGCTGCGCCGCCTGATTGACGAGACCCATCATCAGAATACGATTCTGCAGGAGCGGAATGAAGCGCTGGTTAAGGTCCATGAGGAGCTGTTCCGGAGTAACGATAAGCTCAGGAAGATGGCGATCACCGATAGCCTGACCGGCTGCTTCAACCGGCATTATCTCATGCAGCAGCTTGAGAATGAAATCCTGCAGAACCGGGACGACAAGGCAGCTGCAACTATTATACTGATTGATATCGATTTCTTCAAAAGAGTCAATGACCAGTACGGCCATCTGGCCGGCGATACCGTTATTTGCAGTACAGTTGAGGTTCTTCAGCGCAGCCTGCGGCCTGCTGATATTCTGGCCCGTTACGGCGGAGAAGAATTCATTATCTATTTGCCGGATACGCTGGAGCAGGGTGCTACTCTGTTTGCCGAACAGCTCAAAACAAGCATTGAGTCCAATAAAATAAAAATAGACTATGTAGACGAGCCTGTGTCCGTAACCATCAGCATAGGTCTTCTTAGTATCGACGATTTCAAGGTTGCACAATCGGTAGACGCAGCCACTTACTTAAACGACCTGTTCAAAACAGCGGATAAAGCGCTGTACGTAGCCAAACATCAGGGACGCAACCGGATTGTTTCTGTTACCAGATAG
- the hprK gene encoding HPr(Ser) kinase/phosphatase produces MKSITVQSLTEKFNLEVLAGAGRMDRIITRPRTHRPGLEFVGYFDFFPMERVQILGRKEINYLLTLSVEERMHHIGNVVKYHPPCFIVTSGQQEIPYLTLFCDQEGIPLLRTSEVTTEFTARLDSFLVKTLAPELSIHGVCVNVSGIGILLRGKSGIGKSETAHTLIRRGHRFVADDIVVLKKLGPATLLGTHNETTREFLALRSIGLINVVRQYGRRAFQDETRIVLDIELAPWQENSLNNELELVPQFTEYLGVQIPHIEVQLQPGRDVAGLIEAAANNWYLKQLGYSAVEDFMKRIEDGMQSAPNR; encoded by the coding sequence ATGAAGTCTATTACCGTTCAAAGCCTTACGGAAAAATTCAATCTAGAGGTGCTCGCCGGAGCAGGTCGCATGGACCGGATCATTACCCGTCCCAGAACGCATAGACCTGGGCTTGAGTTTGTCGGTTATTTCGACTTCTTCCCAATGGAGCGGGTGCAGATCCTCGGCCGTAAAGAGATTAATTATCTGTTAACGCTTAGTGTTGAGGAGCGTATGCACCATATCGGAAATGTCGTGAAATATCATCCGCCGTGCTTCATTGTGACTAGCGGCCAGCAGGAGATTCCTTATCTGACGCTGTTCTGTGATCAAGAGGGCATTCCGCTGCTGCGGACATCCGAGGTTACGACGGAGTTTACGGCCAGACTGGACAGCTTCCTCGTGAAGACGCTGGCTCCTGAGCTGTCCATACATGGGGTATGTGTGAACGTGTCGGGTATCGGCATTCTGCTGCGGGGCAAATCGGGCATCGGCAAAAGCGAAACGGCACACACGCTCATCCGCCGCGGCCACCGTTTCGTCGCCGATGATATTGTCGTACTGAAGAAGCTGGGGCCGGCGACGCTGCTCGGGACGCATAATGAGACTACCCGCGAGTTCCTGGCGCTGCGCAGCATCGGCCTGATTAATGTCGTACGCCAGTATGGACGGCGGGCCTTTCAGGATGAAACGCGGATTGTCCTGGACATCGAGCTGGCACCGTGGCAGGAGAATTCACTCAATAATGAGCTGGAGCTGGTTCCCCAGTTCACTGAATATCTCGGTGTGCAAATTCCGCATATCGAAGTACAGCTTCAGCCGGGGCGGGATGTGGCGGGGTTAATTGAGGCGGCTGCGAATAACTGGTATCTGAAGCAGCTTGGATACAGTGCGGTCGAAGACTTCATGAAGCGGATCGAAGACGGGATGCAGTCCGCTCCGAATCGATGA
- a CDS encoding class I SAM-dependent methyltransferase, producing the protein MTVIDSIWWLITLIVLLAVTWIVLVSWKNGISPMPSSKAVRIAVAEEVNRIPGYANILEAGSGWGTLGLSIIARCPGKRLTGIENSRIPLWFSQLFTVLHTQLFPVKNGQGLLHSRAAFKRGDIYRSSFGDADIVLCYLFPGAMERLAPKCKQELPAGATVISICFALPDKPPVRIITCKDRLQTKVYVYRF; encoded by the coding sequence ATGACGGTTATTGATAGTATCTGGTGGCTGATTACCCTCATCGTCCTGCTGGCCGTAACCTGGATTGTCCTTGTAAGCTGGAAGAACGGAATTTCTCCAATGCCCTCCTCCAAAGCAGTCCGGATAGCCGTAGCTGAAGAAGTGAACCGTATCCCGGGTTACGCGAACATTCTGGAGGCCGGCTCGGGCTGGGGGACGCTCGGTCTTAGCATTATTGCCCGTTGCCCGGGCAAACGTCTGACCGGGATAGAAAATTCAAGAATCCCCTTATGGTTCTCGCAGCTGTTCACGGTTCTGCATACCCAGCTCTTTCCGGTTAAGAACGGGCAGGGGCTGCTGCACAGCAGGGCTGCTTTTAAGCGGGGCGATATCTATAGAAGCAGCTTCGGTGATGCCGATATTGTGCTCTGCTATCTGTTCCCCGGCGCAATGGAGCGCCTCGCGCCTAAATGTAAACAGGAGCTGCCCGCCGGTGCAACCGTAATCAGCATCTGCTTCGCACTGCCGGACAAGCCGCCCGTCCGCATCATCACCTGCAAAGACAGATTACAGACGAAGGTATATGTGTACAGATTCTGA
- a CDS encoding GNAT family N-acetyltransferase gives MSDSNIIAMTYHSKEQEAAVRLLEQQCTQAAGFLLSSDIEHLIKEDGDHALLCYRGDQLVGLLSWFDSGSGYAQINAMVHPEHRRRGVFRSLMQRAGADISRLDIQKLSFRIPARSRAGLSAASSLGAVFDRSEYSMILAHTEIKDQVQADIRLLPASPEDFEFMVTCSSRAFGDPEDDAREYFLQTTEPERITYIAWTGSRRIGLIRVNYVNEATAFIHNFCVLPDYQGKGYGGIVLRQIVDFLLQEHYSSIRLGVVTENERALNLYLNAGFQINTEYKYYSGSLS, from the coding sequence ATGTCAGATTCTAACATCATCGCAATGACCTACCACTCCAAGGAGCAGGAGGCTGCCGTCCGTCTACTGGAGCAGCAGTGTACCCAGGCGGCAGGCTTCCTGTTAAGCTCAGACATCGAGCACCTCATCAAAGAAGACGGCGATCATGCCCTGCTCTGTTACCGCGGAGATCAGCTGGTTGGTCTCCTCAGCTGGTTCGACTCCGGGAGCGGTTATGCCCAGATCAATGCAATGGTTCATCCGGAGCACCGCCGCCGGGGCGTATTCCGCAGCCTGATGCAGCGTGCCGGAGCGGACATAAGCCGGCTGGATATACAGAAGCTCAGCTTCAGAATTCCCGCCCGCTCACGGGCGGGGCTTAGTGCTGCCTCCTCTCTGGGTGCAGTCTTCGACCGTTCAGAATACTCAATGATTTTGGCCCACACAGAAATTAAAGATCAGGTTCAGGCAGATATACGGCTGCTCCCTGCCTCACCGGAGGATTTCGAATTCATGGTCACCTGCTCATCCCGGGCCTTCGGAGATCCGGAAGACGATGCCCGCGAGTACTTCCTGCAGACAACTGAGCCGGAGCGGATCACTTACATCGCCTGGACCGGGAGCCGGCGGATTGGGCTGATCCGGGTGAATTACGTGAATGAAGCTACGGCGTTTATCCATAACTTCTGCGTATTGCCCGATTATCAGGGTAAGGGTTATGGCGGAATCGTGCTGCGGCAGATCGTAGATTTCCTGCTGCAGGAGCATTATTCTTCTATTCGTCTAGGCGTGGTTACGGAGAACGAACGGGCTTTGAACCTCTACCTGAATGCCGGCTTTCAGATCAACACTGAGTATAAATATTACAGCGGCAGCCTGTCATGA
- a CDS encoding HAD family hydrolase, with protein MSIQAVLFDFDGTLADTLPLSFRAFQAVFKQYDHREVSRDELVTMFGPTEEGIIGGNFADPSSVPQAIEDYYSLYEQGHFEEFQNEASILELLQALKQQGLKLGVITGKSRRAYQISAGALELEHYFDIAITGDDVVKPKPDPEGIHTALRTLGIDSSSAVFVGDSNADILAGKAAGLRTYGVRWLSTFQSQAYDVPPDGIFNSVAEFRQLLKV; from the coding sequence ATGTCTATTCAAGCTGTATTATTTGATTTCGATGGAACACTGGCCGATACGCTGCCGTTATCCTTCCGCGCCTTCCAGGCCGTATTCAAGCAGTACGATCACCGGGAGGTCTCCCGGGATGAGCTTGTCACGATGTTCGGCCCCACTGAAGAGGGCATTATTGGCGGCAATTTCGCAGACCCGTCCTCTGTCCCGCAGGCTATTGAGGATTATTATTCGCTATATGAGCAGGGGCATTTCGAAGAGTTTCAGAATGAGGCGAGCATCCTGGAGTTGCTTCAGGCCTTAAAGCAGCAGGGGTTGAAGCTTGGAGTCATTACGGGTAAAAGCAGACGGGCCTATCAGATCTCGGCCGGAGCGCTGGAGCTGGAGCATTATTTCGACATTGCAATTACCGGAGATGATGTAGTTAAGCCTAAGCCTGACCCCGAAGGTATTCATACAGCACTGCGTACGCTTGGCATCGACTCCTCCAGTGCTGTATTTGTAGGCGACAGCAATGCGGATATTCTCGCAGGCAAAGCTGCCGGGCTGCGGACCTACGGTGTACGCTGGCTGTCCACCTTCCAGAGCCAAGCCTATGATGTTCCGCCGGACGGTATCTTTAACAGTGTTGCCGAATTCCGCCAGCTTCTTAAGGTATAG
- a CDS encoding AIM24 family protein — protein sequence MAFTINNLKDNPNVVIKEQLGGFTVIEYKEDLSSTSMAEAEANYFMSRSNMRNKQLMIEINNSEVMLSAGAMQYMIGNIEMTSGVKGVGGLMRNIISSAATGTSAIKPLYKGTGTIMLETTYKYLWLIDVDNDHIVIDDGMFLACETTLDVSVAARKNVSSAVLGGEGLFNLSARGKGIIALEAPIPSEEAVVVELQNDVLKVDGNFALMWSNSLDFTVEKSGKTRMGSAVSGEGLVNVYRGTGMVWLAPLMNYKNSIFQAGPTS from the coding sequence ATGGCTTTTACGATTAATAATCTGAAGGACAACCCTAATGTTGTAATCAAAGAGCAGCTCGGCGGCTTTACGGTTATCGAATACAAGGAGGATCTTAGCAGCACCTCTATGGCAGAAGCTGAGGCCAACTACTTCATGAGCCGGAGCAATATGCGCAACAAGCAGCTGATGATTGAAATCAATAATAGTGAGGTCATGCTTAGCGCAGGCGCCATGCAGTACATGATCGGCAATATCGAGATGACATCAGGAGTCAAGGGAGTCGGCGGCCTGATGCGGAATATTATATCGAGTGCGGCAACCGGCACAAGTGCGATTAAACCGCTCTACAAAGGGACAGGCACGATTATGCTTGAGACCACCTATAAGTATCTCTGGCTGATTGATGTCGACAACGACCACATCGTCATTGATGACGGCATGTTCCTGGCCTGCGAGACTACACTGGATGTTTCTGTTGCTGCCCGTAAGAATGTATCCTCAGCCGTGCTTGGCGGAGAAGGACTGTTCAACCTGAGCGCCCGGGGCAAAGGCATTATTGCACTGGAAGCCCCTATTCCTTCTGAAGAGGCGGTTGTCGTCGAGCTGCAGAATGATGTGCTGAAGGTGGACGGCAACTTCGCCTTAATGTGGTCGAACTCGCTGGACTTTACTGTAGAGAAGTCTGGGAAGACCCGCATGGGCTCAGCCGTATCCGGTGAAGGTCTGGTCAATGTCTACCGGGGAACCGGTATGGTCTGGCTGGCACCGCTTATGAATTATAAGAACAGCATTTTCCAGGCAGGCCCGACCTCCTGA
- a CDS encoding ATP-binding protein translates to MFETLLLNFLFMLFPVLIFLIFFENRPHAYNRKILVLLSAITMILCIARPIRLETGFIFDLRYIPFIIAALYGGYRNVFPLYLILNIYRFYIGGEGTVHSFLFSTAVLLAVPLMSRSFIRSRPQNRIIRATAVAVLSMGCYLIVMSMIVKNFDRQFWMLVFYALATHAVMMAVLMILLEQIITNLRNRDRIMQSERLNVVSELAASVSHEMRNPLTVTSGFLQLLNRSKTLTPEEKGYIELSLQELNRAEKIINDYLSFAKPQSENIVYSNLQAECEYTKNVIMPYATIHKVTVEFSFSNSLRTYYDRTQIQQCLINLYKNGIEAMKGLEEGVLSIDISERKQDILITIRDTGIGMTKDEISRLGKPYYSTKEEGTGLGMLMAYSAIDKVKGSIEVSSEKGKGTTFLLTIPAKAG, encoded by the coding sequence TTGTTTGAGACATTGCTTCTCAATTTCCTGTTTATGCTGTTTCCGGTGCTGATCTTTCTGATCTTCTTCGAGAATAGGCCGCATGCCTATAACCGGAAGATTCTTGTGCTGCTCTCAGCCATAACCATGATTCTGTGTATCGCGAGGCCCATTCGGCTGGAGACGGGGTTTATCTTTGATTTGCGGTATATTCCTTTTATCATCGCAGCTTTGTATGGCGGATACAGAAATGTCTTTCCCTTGTATCTGATTCTGAATATATACCGTTTCTATATCGGCGGGGAAGGGACGGTCCATTCATTTCTATTCTCAACGGCAGTGCTGCTGGCGGTCCCTTTAATGAGCAGAAGCTTCATCCGTTCCAGGCCCCAGAACCGGATTATCCGGGCAACAGCCGTTGCCGTTCTCAGCATGGGCTGTTATCTCATTGTGATGAGCATGATCGTGAAGAATTTCGACAGGCAGTTCTGGATGCTCGTCTTCTACGCCCTGGCCACACATGCCGTAATGATGGCGGTTCTCATGATTCTGCTGGAGCAGATCATTACCAATCTGAGAAACCGCGACCGGATTATGCAGTCCGAACGGCTGAATGTGGTCAGCGAGCTGGCAGCCAGTGTCTCCCATGAGATGAGGAATCCGTTAACGGTGACAAGCGGGTTCCTGCAGCTGCTCAACCGCTCGAAGACACTCACACCTGAAGAGAAGGGCTATATTGAATTATCGCTGCAGGAGCTGAACCGGGCGGAGAAGATTATTAATGATTATCTGTCTTTTGCCAAGCCGCAGTCGGAGAATATCGTGTATTCCAACCTGCAGGCCGAGTGTGAGTACACCAAAAATGTAATTATGCCCTATGCCACTATCCATAAAGTAACGGTTGAATTCAGCTTCAGCAACTCGCTCAGGACCTACTATGACCGTACCCAGATTCAGCAGTGTCTGATCAACCTCTATAAGAACGGGATCGAAGCGATGAAGGGGCTGGAGGAAGGCGTGCTGTCCATTGATATCTCTGAAAGAAAACAGGATATTCTCATAACCATCCGGGACACCGGCATCGGCATGACCAAGGATGAAATCTCACGGCTGGGCAAACCCTACTACTCCACCAAAGAAGAAGGCACCGGCCTGGGGATGCTTATGGCTTACAGCGCTATCGATAAGGTCAAAGGCAGTATTGAGGTCAGCAGTGAAAAGGGAAAGGGAACTACCTTCCTGCTTACCATTCCTGCGAAGGCCGGTTAG
- a CDS encoding tetratricopeptide repeat protein, with protein MREELIAQLNAWHEEDEFEQIVSRIKEVPTPLIDDELAVHLGRALNNLGRYKEALKWFNKTADKGKKDPLWHFRVGYAHYYLDQYDEAIKAFEKAHKLDPEDEDIIEFLEWSRNEAAAVNGTDDSEEDDEDAETDAEDAEDAEEDSKEEERKGR; from the coding sequence ATGAGAGAAGAATTAATTGCACAATTAAACGCTTGGCATGAGGAAGATGAGTTCGAACAAATTGTATCCCGCATCAAAGAGGTGCCTACACCGCTGATCGACGATGAGCTGGCTGTTCATTTGGGCCGGGCACTGAATAATCTCGGGCGGTATAAGGAAGCGCTTAAATGGTTTAATAAGACTGCCGATAAGGGGAAAAAAGATCCGCTGTGGCATTTCCGCGTCGGTTACGCCCACTATTATCTGGACCAGTACGACGAGGCGATCAAAGCCTTCGAGAAGGCGCATAAGCTGGACCCTGAGGACGAGGACATCATCGAGTTCCTGGAATGGAGCCGGAATGAAGCGGCGGCCGTGAACGGAACGGATGATTCTGAAGAAGATGACGAGGATGCAGAAACGGATGCAGAAGATGCAGAAGATGCAGAAGAAGACAGCAAGGAAGAAGAGCGTAAGGGGCGGTAA
- a CDS encoding sugar phosphate isomerase/epimerase family protein, whose protein sequence is MKLSVFYNHIVKASEQSGLPLEAVLDKVHACGIEAVELDLQEALAGAEALKQRLDSAGIAVASMYAFCDFGNDPAPEPGYRFIDTAAYFGAGKVLVIPGFLAEAASLEDRNQALKGMASALTAVCGYAEHKGIRVTMEDFDDIRAPFSSAGELLWFLEQVPKLSITFDTGNFIYRGEDELEAFAKLKHRIIHVHCKDRLLEDSGGELKLSTAGIPLYPSPVGAGCIRIAEILHLLKAEGYDDTLAIEHFDATDQLAYMEQSAAWLRARLE, encoded by the coding sequence TTGAAGCTGTCGGTATTCTATAATCATATTGTGAAGGCCAGCGAGCAAAGCGGCCTGCCGCTGGAGGCTGTGCTGGACAAGGTACATGCCTGTGGCATTGAAGCGGTGGAGCTGGATCTGCAGGAGGCGCTGGCCGGGGCTGAGGCGCTGAAACAAAGGCTGGATAGTGCAGGGATCGCTGTGGCATCAATGTATGCTTTTTGCGATTTCGGTAATGATCCTGCGCCGGAGCCGGGTTACCGGTTCATTGACACTGCCGCTTATTTCGGGGCAGGCAAGGTGCTGGTCATTCCCGGCTTCCTTGCAGAAGCGGCCAGCCTGGAAGACCGTAATCAGGCCCTTAAGGGAATGGCTTCAGCGCTGACTGCCGTGTGCGGCTATGCGGAGCATAAGGGCATCCGTGTAACGATGGAGGACTTCGACGATATCCGTGCGCCGTTCTCGTCAGCAGGCGAGCTGCTCTGGTTCCTGGAGCAGGTGCCGAAGCTCTCCATCACCTTCGATACCGGTAACTTTATCTACCGGGGCGAGGATGAGCTGGAGGCCTTCGCCAAGCTCAAGCACCGAATCATTCATGTCCACTGCAAGGACCGCCTGCTTGAAGACAGTGGCGGAGAGCTGAAGCTCAGCACCGCCGGAATTCCGCTGTACCCATCTCCTGTAGGGGCCGGCTGCATCAGGATTGCAGAGATTCTTCATCTGCTGAAGGCAGAGGGCTACGACGATACATTGGCGATTGAACATTTCGATGCTACCGACCAGCTGGCATATATGGAGCAATCTGCTGCCTGGCTGCGCGCCAGGCTGGAATAG
- a CDS encoding ABC transporter ATP-binding protein: MLRQCLVRLKGWIAVYIVLGFAIQLLSSLGIVCFQKILDQAVGGTGLAVITHSIVIYGLLLGVNVILNYLDEYPGARLSSSITERLKIMALSKISRMDYSAYQNMGTGQMIKVIENGAAAGNSILFSFYLQTLHELLPTILFSLIFISFYDIRIMVVIAAGYVVIFLITNVLLKFLYRIKSAVLKEQETMSRYSIRGFMELVVFRTNKKYAQEISRLNDTAQQIIQKSTRLQMIHESFFALFELFITVIKVIVLLYGVKQVISGQASVGVMVALFMFIEKIYTPIAIFNVLFINYKLNRVTYQRFEEFLAAPEDRNLEAGTEIKQLQGDLEFKEVSFGYGEVQVLDRLSFSIARGTSVALVGLSGSGKSTIIKLITGLLKKSSGKLLVDGTDIDELKLDSYYDYISYLSQDSPIFDTSIRGNMVFEQKVPDEELYAVLDKVQLKEKVLELPEKLDTLVGERGLKLSGGERQRLAFARAILQKRQLVILDEPVSALDNITEKRLMETVFAEFRGKTVIIVAHRLNFISGVDKILVLERGRLCGEEDFNSLIRDCEPFRALWNNGRGQTN; encoded by the coding sequence ATGCTGCGTCAATGTCTTGTCCGCCTGAAAGGGTGGATTGCTGTGTATATTGTGCTTGGCTTCGCTATTCAGCTCTTAAGCAGCCTGGGAATCGTATGCTTTCAGAAGATTCTGGATCAGGCTGTGGGCGGGACGGGCCTGGCTGTTATCACTCATTCCATTGTAATATACGGACTGCTGCTGGGAGTGAATGTAATTCTGAATTATCTGGACGAATATCCGGGCGCCCGGCTGTCCAGTAGCATTACGGAACGGCTGAAGATTATGGCGTTGTCCAAAATCTCCCGGATGGACTATTCCGCCTACCAGAACATGGGCACAGGCCAGATGATTAAGGTGATTGAGAACGGGGCTGCGGCGGGCAACAGCATCCTCTTCTCCTTTTACCTCCAGACGCTGCACGAGCTGCTGCCGACCATCCTCTTCAGCCTCATCTTCATCAGCTTCTACGACATCCGGATTATGGTGGTTATTGCCGCCGGGTATGTGGTGATCTTCCTGATTACCAATGTGCTGCTGAAGTTCCTGTACCGGATCAAATCGGCGGTGCTTAAGGAGCAGGAGACGATGTCCCGTTACTCTATCCGCGGCTTCATGGAGCTGGTCGTCTTCCGCACCAATAAGAAATATGCACAGGAGATCAGCAGGCTGAACGATACAGCACAGCAGATTATTCAGAAGAGTACCCGGCTGCAGATGATCCATGAATCTTTTTTTGCCTTGTTTGAATTGTTCATTACGGTCATTAAAGTGATCGTGCTGCTCTACGGAGTGAAGCAGGTGATCTCCGGGCAGGCCTCAGTGGGGGTAATGGTCGCTTTATTCATGTTCATTGAGAAAATCTATACACCGATTGCTATCTTCAACGTGCTGTTCATCAATTATAAGCTGAACCGGGTGACGTATCAGCGGTTTGAGGAATTCCTGGCTGCCCCGGAGGACCGGAATCTGGAGGCGGGCACAGAAATTAAGCAGCTGCAGGGTGATCTTGAATTCAAGGAAGTCTCCTTCGGCTACGGGGAGGTGCAGGTGCTGGACCGGCTGTCCTTCTCCATCGCCCGCGGTACATCGGTTGCCCTGGTGGGCCTCAGCGGCAGCGGCAAATCGACAATCATCAAGCTGATTACAGGCCTTCTGAAGAAAAGCAGCGGCAAGCTGCTGGTCGACGGCACCGATATCGACGAGCTGAAGCTGGACAGCTACTATGATTATATCTCATATCTGTCACAGGACAGCCCGATCTTCGATACCTCCATCCGGGGCAATATGGTGTTTGAGCAGAAGGTCCCTGACGAAGAGCTGTATGCTGTACTCGATAAGGTGCAGCTGAAGGAGAAGGTGCTGGAGCTGCCGGAGAAGCTGGATACGCTGGTCGGTGAACGCGGCCTGAAATTGTCGGGAGGGGAACGGCAGCGCCTCGCATTCGCCCGGGCGATCCTGCAGAAGCGGCAGCTGGTCATTCTCGACGAGCCGGTATCCGCACTGGATAACATTACGGAGAAGCGCCTCATGGAGACGGTATTCGCAGAATTCCGGGGGAAGACGGTCATTATTGTTGCGCACCGGCTGAACTTCATCAGCGGTGTAGATAAGATTCTGGTACTGGAGCGGGGCCGCCTCTGCGGTGAGGAGGATTTCAATTCACTGATCCGGGATTGTGAGCCTTTCAGGGCATTATGGAATAACGGCCGGGGGCAAACGAATTAA